One Homo sapiens chromosome 3, GRCh38.p14 Primary Assembly genomic window carries:
- the CHRD gene encoding chordin isoform 3 (isoform 3 is encoded by transcript variant 3) produces MDWLVLGELQMALEWAGRPGLRISGHIAARKSCDVLQSVLCGADALIPVQTGAAGSASLTLLGNGSLIYQVQVVGTSSEVVAMTLETKPQRRDQRTVLCHMAGLQPGGHTAVGICPGLGARGAHMLLQNELFLNVGTKDFPDGELRGHVAALPYCGHSARHDTLPVPLAGALVLPPVKSQAAGHAWLSLDTHCHLHYEVLLAGLGGSEQGTVTAHLLGPPGTPGPRRLLKGFYGSEAQGVVKDLEPELLRHLAKGMASLMITTKGSPRGELRGQVHIANQCEVGGLRLEAAGAEGVRALGAPDTASAAPPVVPGLPALAPAKPGGPGRPRDPNTCFFEGQQRPHGARWAPNYDPLCSLCTCQRRTVICDPVVCPPPSCPHPVQAPDQCCPVCPEKQDVRDLPGLPRSRDPGEGCYFDGDRSWRAAGTRWHPVVPPFGLIKCAVCTCKGGTGEVHCEKVQCPRLACAQPVRVNPTDCCKQCPVGSGAHPQLGDPMQADGPRGCRFAGQWFPESQSWHPSVPPFGEMSCITCRCGAGVPHCERDDCSLPLSCGSGKESRCCSRCTAHRRPAPETRTDPELEKEAEGS; encoded by the exons ATGGACTGGCTGGTGCTGGGGGAGCTGCAGATGGCCCTGGAGTGGGCAGGCAGGCCAGGGCTGCGCATCAGTGGACACATTGCTGCCAGGAAGAGCTGCGACG TCCTGCAAAGTGTCCTTTGTGGGGCTGATGCCCTGATCCCAGTCCAGACGGGTGCTGCCGGCTCAGCCAGCCTCACGCTGCTAGGAAATGGCTCCCTGATCTATCAG GTGCAAGTGGTAGGGACAAGCAGTGAGGTGGTGGCCATGACACTGGAGACCAAGCCTCAGCGGAGGGATCAGCGCACTGTCCTGTGCCACATGGCTGGACTCCAGCCAGGAGGACACACG gccGTGGGTATCTGCCCTGGGCTGGGTGCCCGAGGGGCTCATATGCTGCTGCAGAATGAGCTCTTCCTGAACGTGGGCACCAAGGACTTCCCAGACGGAGAGCTTCGGGGGCACGTGGCTGCCCTGCCCTACTGTGGGCATAGCGCCCGCCATGACA CGCTGCCCGTGCCCCTAGCAGGAGCCCTGGTGCTACCCCCTGTGAAGAGCCAAGCAGCAGGGCACGCCTGGCTTTCCTTGGATACCCACTGTCACCTGCACTATGAAGTGCtgctggctgggcttggtggctcagaACAAGGCACTGTCACTGCCCACCTCCTTGGGCCTCCTGGAACGCCAGGGCCTCGGCGGCTGCTGAAGGGATTCTATGGCTCAGAG gcccagggtgtggtgaAGGACCTGGAGCCGGAACTGCTGCGGCACCTGGCAAAAGGCATGGCCTCCCTGATGATCACCACCAAGGGTAGCCCCAGAGGGGAGCTCCGAGGGCAG GTGCACATAGCCAACCAATGTGAGGTTGGCGGACTGCGCCTGGAGGCGGCCGGGGCCGAGGGGGTGCGGGCGCTGGGGGCTCCGGATACAGCCTCTGCTGCGCCGCCTGTGGTGCCTGGTCTCCCGGCCCTAGCGCCCGCCAAACCTGGTGGTCCTGGGCGGCCCCGAGACCCCAACACATGCTTCTTCGAGGGGCAGCAGCGCCCCCACGGGGCTCGCTGGGCGCCCAACTACGACCCGCTCTGCTCACTCTGCACCTGCCAG AGACGAACGGTGATCTGTGACCCGGTGGTGTGCCCACCGCCCAGCTGCCCACACCCGGTGCAGGCTCCCGACCAGTGCTGCCCTGTTTGCCCTG AGAAACAAGATGTCAGAGACTTGCCAGGGCTGCCAAGGAGCCGGGACCCAGGAGAGG GCTGCTATTTTGATGGTGACCGGAGCTGGCGGGCAGCGGGTACGCGGTGGCACCCCGTTGTGCCCCCCTTTGGCTTAATTAAGTGTGCTGTCTGCACCTGCAAG GGGGGCACTGGAGAGGTGCACTGTGAGAAGGTGCAGTGTCCCCGGCTGgcctgtgcccagcctgtgcGTGTCAACCCCACCGACTGCTGCAAACAGTGTCCAG TGGGGTCGGGGGCCCACCCCCAGCTGGGGGACCCCATGCAGGCTGATGGGCCCCGGGGCTGCCGTTTTGCTGGGCAGTGGTTCCCAGAGAGTCAGAGCTGGCACCCCTCAGTGCCCCCTTTTGGAGAGATGAGCTGTATCACCTGCAGATGTGGG GCAGGGGTGCCTCACTGTGAGCGGGATGACTGTTCACTGCCACTGTCCTGTGGCTCGGGGAAGGAGAGTCGATGCTGTTCCCGCTGCACGGCCCACCGGCGGC CAGCCCCAGAGACCAGAACTGATCCAGAGCTGGAGAAAGAAGCCGAAGGCTCTTAG